From Mytilus edulis chromosome 8, xbMytEdul2.2, whole genome shotgun sequence, one genomic window encodes:
- the LOC139486252 gene encoding transcription intermediary factor 1-beta-like isoform X1: MAQAAASTCEICTAGPGEHYCQQCDQLFCGSCKLSHLRTKISKNHTFLSGPSINKEEKLFCTEHEEMFIFYCDDCDTPVCRICSVEKHSRHLMTDLTKSAEKLRFEVVKNIEAKVTTSKVNLSKIEKETKTYRDEVKAVIKTITEEGNYWKNLIDKKVGSFVRLLHDEEQKTIQNITALTKVYRRDIENCQQMEKKIKEMETMADVLLFERLKKLKVDVDNIDLKPVTKGSYVSYRNKKPSGTEIDSLFGEIQFKEGKAIMEKAESQQNSRPKKSQTRYKYTCQFCR; encoded by the exons atggcCCAAGCTGCAGCTTCGACTTGTGAAATTTGTACTGCCGGTCCTGGTGAACATTATTGTCAGCAGTGTGATCAACTATTTTGCGGAAGCTGTAAATTATCTCATTTACGCACAAAGATAAGTAAAAACCACACGTTTTTAAGTGGACCAAGCATCAACAAGGAAGAAAAACTTTTTTGTACAGAACACGaggaaatgtttatattttactgTGATGATTGTGATACTCCTGTCTGTAGAATTTGCTCTGTAGAGAAACATAGTCGCCATTTGATGACAGATCTTACTAAATCAGCTGAAAAACTCAGATTCGAAGTTGTCAAGAACATAGAAGCAAAGGTAACAACATCCAAGGTAAACCTTAGCAAAATagagaaagaaacaaaaacctaCCGTGACGAAGTCAAAGCAGTCATCAAGACCATTACTGAGGAGGGGAACTACTGGAAGAATTTGATTGATAAGAAAGTAGGTAGTTTTGTTAGGCTATTGCATGACGAGGAACAGaaaactatacaaaatataactGCACTAACCAAAGTTTATCGTAGAGATATCGAAAACTGTCAACAAATGGAAAAGAAAATCAAGGAAATGGAAACAATGGCAGACGTTCTATTGTTTGAGAGGCTGAAGAAACTTAAAGTTGATGTAGACAACATAGATTTAAAGCCAGTTACCAAAGGGTCTTATGTGTCATACAGAAACAAAAAGCCTTCAGGCACAGAAATAGACAGCCTATTCGGAGAGATCCAGTTTAA GGAAGGTAAAGCGATAATGGAAAAAGCTGAAAGCCAACAAAATTCCAG GCCTAAAAAATCACAAACGAGATACAAATATACCTGTCAATTTTGTCggtaa
- the LOC139486252 gene encoding transcription intermediary factor 1-beta-like isoform X2, which translates to MAQAAASTCEICTAGPGEHYCQQCDQLFCGSCKLSHLRTKISKNHTFLSGPSINKEEKLFCTEHEEMFIFYCDDCDTPVCRICSVEKHSRHLMTDLTKSAEKLRFEVVKNIEAKVTTSKVNLSKIEKETKTYRDEVKAVIKTITEEGNYWKNLIDKKVGSFVRLLHDEEQKTIQNITALTKVYRRDIENCQQMEKKIKEMETMADVLLFERLKKLKVDVDNIDLKPVTKGSYVSYRNKKPSGTEIDSLFGEIQFKEGKAIMEKAESQQNSR; encoded by the exons atggcCCAAGCTGCAGCTTCGACTTGTGAAATTTGTACTGCCGGTCCTGGTGAACATTATTGTCAGCAGTGTGATCAACTATTTTGCGGAAGCTGTAAATTATCTCATTTACGCACAAAGATAAGTAAAAACCACACGTTTTTAAGTGGACCAAGCATCAACAAGGAAGAAAAACTTTTTTGTACAGAACACGaggaaatgtttatattttactgTGATGATTGTGATACTCCTGTCTGTAGAATTTGCTCTGTAGAGAAACATAGTCGCCATTTGATGACAGATCTTACTAAATCAGCTGAAAAACTCAGATTCGAAGTTGTCAAGAACATAGAAGCAAAGGTAACAACATCCAAGGTAAACCTTAGCAAAATagagaaagaaacaaaaacctaCCGTGACGAAGTCAAAGCAGTCATCAAGACCATTACTGAGGAGGGGAACTACTGGAAGAATTTGATTGATAAGAAAGTAGGTAGTTTTGTTAGGCTATTGCATGACGAGGAACAGaaaactatacaaaatataactGCACTAACCAAAGTTTATCGTAGAGATATCGAAAACTGTCAACAAATGGAAAAGAAAATCAAGGAAATGGAAACAATGGCAGACGTTCTATTGTTTGAGAGGCTGAAGAAACTTAAAGTTGATGTAGACAACATAGATTTAAAGCCAGTTACCAAAGGGTCTTATGTGTCATACAGAAACAAAAAGCCTTCAGGCACAGAAATAGACAGCCTATTCGGAGAGATCCAGTTTAA GGAAGGTAAAGCGATAATGGAAAAAGCTGAAAGCCAACAAAATTCCAGGTAA